The genomic window GGCATGGTGTTCCACACGCTGCCGGGCTCCAGCACGGTGTAGCCCATGGTCAGCTGGCAGCTCTTGACGCCAGCGGGGTGGATGAGCTTGTAGATGGTGCGCTGGTTGGCGGCCTCGCCGCTGCCCAACCGCACGGGCTCCGCCTCCGACTCCTTGATGTGAGCCGTGGGATGAGCGGCGTGGGCCGGGAAGCTGAGCAGGTAGTAGCGAGCGGGCCGGTCGGAAGAGTCGCTGCCGGCAGAGTCGCTGGCGAAGGTGATCGCCCGGCTGCCCCGCCCGACGTAGAGAGCGTCCCGCGAGGCCATGGCGTAGTCCGCGCCGTCGACGGTGATCGTGCCGGGGCCACCGATGTTGAGAATGCCCAGCTCGCGCCGCTCGCAAAAGGTCTCGGCGCGCAGCTCCGGCGCCGACTCCAGGGTGAGGCTCCCGGTGGTCGGCACGGCGGAGCCCACGATGGCGCGGTCCGCGTCGGTGTAGAGCATGGAGATGGTGTCTTCGGTGAACAGCGACTCGACGAGGAAGCTCTGGCGCAGCTCCTCGGTGGTCATGCGGTTCACGCGAACGGGATCGGCGATATAACGAACGTCCATGAAAGGCCCTCTCTTATTCAAATCCACTCTTGATTCAGGTCCACTCGATGATCAGATCTGCTGGC from Acidobacteriota bacterium includes these protein-coding regions:
- the kduI gene encoding 5-dehydro-4-deoxy-D-glucuronate isomerase — translated: MDVRYIADPVRVNRMTTEELRQSFLVESLFTEDTISMLYTDADRAIVGSAVPTTGSLTLESAPELRAETFCERRELGILNIGGPGTITVDGADYAMASRDALYVGRGSRAITFASDSAGSDSSDRPARYYLLSFPAHAAHPTAHIKESEAEPVRLGSGEAANQRTIYKLIHPAGVKSCQLTMGYTVLEPGSVWNTMPPHTHERRMEIYLYFDLAADARVFHFMGRPDATRHLVVADAQAVISPSWSIHCGAGTGSYTFCWGMGGENQDFDDMDHLTLDQLQ